A window from Candidatus Korarchaeum sp. encodes these proteins:
- a CDS encoding winged helix-turn-helix transcriptional regulator has protein sequence MMRKVAVALAFILLPSLMLSSAPVIEAALIVFPDGWVDVTLSVSGVSSRYYDLRIVGDPQNLIVTSSGLILNYSRIGGIIRVDTLGLPQFEVNYQTQSLTSKIGIIWNLTLSLPSSSTKVYLPADATIVGISSLPDEISSEGEWIKLSFGTGTLWVSYKLEKISTPLTVTRSQARTEVRTATSVTESKGNESSGIEVSTESTISEIKTSVPSKSSENAPFWYIYILVPIIVGVSALLLIRSRAKKVEYGEIEELIIRELRARGGEMTQSDLIKALGLPRATVWRRIRKMEMEGILTLERRGNITVVRLRR, from the coding sequence ATGATGAGGAAGGTAGCGGTAGCGCTCGCGTTCATACTCCTCCCCTCTCTGATGCTTTCATCTGCTCCAGTCATAGAGGCCGCTCTCATAGTATTCCCGGACGGATGGGTCGATGTCACTCTATCCGTATCAGGAGTTAGCTCCAGGTACTACGATCTCAGGATAGTGGGCGATCCCCAGAATTTGATCGTGACTAGCAGTGGCCTAATCCTGAATTACAGCCGCATTGGGGGTATCATAAGGGTAGATACCTTGGGCCTGCCTCAATTCGAGGTCAACTATCAGACCCAGTCCTTGACGTCTAAGATTGGAATTATATGGAACCTCACGCTCTCCCTCCCCTCTAGCTCGACTAAAGTATACTTACCTGCTGACGCGACAATAGTGGGGATCTCATCTCTTCCAGATGAGATAAGCTCAGAAGGGGAATGGATAAAGCTTAGTTTTGGAACAGGGACTCTCTGGGTATCCTATAAGCTTGAGAAAATCTCGACACCACTGACCGTGACGAGATCTCAAGCGAGGACTGAGGTGAGGACCGCGACATCAGTAACTGAGTCTAAGGGGAATGAGTCGAGCGGGATTGAAGTCTCTACTGAGAGTACGATTAGTGAGATTAAGACGAGCGTTCCCAGTAAGAGCTCCGAGAATGCTCCATTTTGGTACATCTACATATTAGTCCCGATAATCGTGGGCGTATCAGCGCTCCTGCTAATCAGAAGTAGGGCGAAGAAAGTGGAATATGGTGAGATAGAGGAGCTCATCATCAGGGAACTCAGGGCTAGAGGCGGTGAGATGACTCAATCTGATCTCATAAAAGCCCTAGGACTTCCCAGGGCGACCGTCTGGAGGAGGATAAGGAAGATGGAGATGGAAGGCATCTTAACTCTCGAGAGGAGGGGGAATATCACTGTAGTAAGGTTGAGGAGATGA
- a CDS encoding radical SAM protein gives MMKSRLQRKYEDHLECLVCERRCKIREGMRGACGNYANINGSLYHVGYGKLSYIESRPIEIKPLFHYWPNSTALTYSNYGCNFYCPWCQNHEISFRWPPEVPEVKPSYLIDLAKRRGDHGISASLNEPATNFDFVLEASKLAKDSGLYSMVVTNGYFTLEALRELLNAGTDGYSIDIKGCPEMAERKILPHVNHDIIFRNAREVIEEGGHVEIVYLVVTGANDFESCFNWIVDKHLSLGPDVPLHINRYFPANRWREPETDLKKLLDFRERAMREGINFVYVGNVWDPDLESTFCPKCGKLLIRRRMCRVTHFSLIQEGGKWRCPRCGAEIPMRGKFIQQRRGLLA, from the coding sequence ATGATGAAGTCGAGGCTTCAGAGGAAGTATGAGGATCATTTGGAGTGTTTAGTCTGCGAGAGGAGATGCAAGATAAGGGAGGGGATGAGGGGCGCCTGCGGAAATTACGCTAACATAAACGGGAGCTTATACCATGTGGGCTATGGGAAATTGAGCTACATTGAGAGCAGACCCATAGAGATCAAGCCCCTATTTCACTACTGGCCCAACAGCACAGCTCTGACTTACTCGAATTATGGATGCAATTTCTACTGCCCTTGGTGCCAGAATCATGAGATAAGCTTCAGGTGGCCCCCCGAAGTCCCTGAAGTCAAACCGTCCTACCTCATAGATTTAGCTAAGAGGAGAGGGGATCATGGGATCTCAGCGAGCCTCAATGAGCCAGCTACCAACTTCGATTTCGTTTTAGAGGCTTCTAAGTTAGCTAAGGATTCAGGGCTCTATTCTATGGTGGTCACGAATGGTTACTTCACTTTAGAAGCCCTGAGGGAGCTCCTCAATGCCGGGACTGATGGTTACAGTATTGACATAAAGGGATGCCCTGAGATGGCTGAGAGGAAGATATTGCCTCACGTGAACCACGATATAATCTTCAGGAATGCTAGAGAGGTCATCGAGGAGGGGGGTCACGTGGAGATAGTCTACTTAGTGGTCACAGGGGCTAACGATTTCGAGAGTTGCTTCAACTGGATAGTGGATAAGCACCTCTCCCTCGGGCCTGACGTACCTCTGCACATAAATCGCTACTTCCCAGCGAATAGGTGGAGGGAGCCTGAGACAGATCTCAAGAAGCTCCTCGACTTCAGGGAGAGGGCTATGAGGGAGGGTATTAACTTCGTTTACGTGGGGAACGTTTGGGATCCCGATCTAGAGAGTACCTTCTGCCCTAAGTGCGGGAAGCTCCTCATCCGAAGGAGGATGTGTAGAGTGACTCACTTCAGCTTGATTCAGGAAGGGGGGAAGTGGAGGTGCCCCAGATGCGGGGCAGAGATACCGATGAGGGGAAAGTTCATTCAGCAGAGGAGAGGCCTCTTAGCCTAG